The nucleotide sequence GAACATAATCCGCAGTCAAAATATTGCTGATAATCGACAGAACATGTTTTCTTCCTTTTTGTGGCGGAACGACTTTCAGAACTTTGTCTGCGTACAAAATTAATCCCACTTTATCATTAGTTCCAGCTGCCGAAAATCCTAGAGAAGCGCAAATTTCTGCAACATACTCTCTTTTCAATTGATTTTTGGTTCCATAATCCATTGATGCGGAAACGTCAACAACCAACATCATTGTCAGCTCCCGTTCTTCCTCCATTACTTTTACGAATGGTTCTCGGAAACGTGCCGTTTTGTTCCAGTCGATTCGACGTGTATCATCTCCGAACTGATATTGTCGAACCTCAGAAAATGTCATTCCCTGACCTTTGAAAGCGCTGTGATATTGTCCCATAAGCGATGCTTCCGTTTTCTTTCGAGTCCGGATTTCTATCTGCTTTACTTTTTTGACAATGTCTTTAATCTGCATTTTTTTTATTTAATCTTTTTAATATTTTATCAAAAAAATCTCTACAATTATTTTTTGTAATTGATGAATTAAGATAACTATTAGTTTTGAATGTATTGATATAACTTTCCAAACCATCTACTGCTTTAAACCAATTTTTTCTGCCTCTTACGATTATTATTAAAGCCTTTCTATCCATTGCATTTTTAACAATTTCAAAATTATAGATTTGAGAATGTAAATATCCATTTTTCAGAAAATTCGATTTATCTCTTTTTGAAAAATCTTTATATCTAGAAGAAGAATATGGGAAAAAATTAACAATACTAATTTTTTCAGCAATTGTTCTTTTTCCAAATTTCTCAATCAAATTACCCAACTTTTTGTTCCAATAATCTGAATATTGAATATATTCATCTTCAAAACAATACATTTTCTGATTTCCTTGATAACTATCTTTAATTTCAGAATGAAACTTATCATAGTAACCTTTTTTAAGTTCCTCTTCATCAAATCCTGGATTATTCAATAAAATTAAAATTTCAGAATTCTCTACATTTCCCAAAAAAGGAAATGGTAATATATATTCTTTTATTTGAAATACTTCTTTATTTTTACAATTAAACTCATTAATAATATTTCTGTCTTCTTTTAGAATAAAATTTTTTTCATCTTTATAAGAATTATAATTTTCAGTGATTTCAATCCAAGGATTTTTCATTTAGAAATAAACTTTTTCTATGAGTTTGAAGATTGAAATTTTGAGCAAATCTCTAATTTCATTATCCGACAAATTTTTGTTTCTCAGGTCCTCAGAATAAACTTCGTTACAGTGTTCAAATTGTTTTTTGCTCATTCCCATATCTGTAAACCAATCAAGATTTAAACTCTGATATCTTTCTTTATGATTCGAAATTAAATCATAAAGATGATTATAAGAATTAATGTCTTCCAAATTCTCCAATCTATCTTTTTCAATTATTCTATCATTTGGTTTGTTATTTAAATCAATGATAAAAAACTTAGATTGCTTTATATATTCTTCATCGTCATTTTCAAGAAAACTTACAATTAATTTTTCAAAACTAAATTGTGGCAAATAAACTTGTTCAAGATTTAAAATCAATTGATTTTTGAAGAGTTTATAATTCTCTTCAAAATTTTCTTCATCAGATTCAAAATAATAATTTTCAGTTTCTTGATTATGAATTAATAGATTGTAAATATTAATATTCCCTACGAAATCCTTGTATTTACTTGGATTAAGTTTTGAATTCCCTTTTCTGTATTTAAATCCTTCATCTAATTTTTTTTCAAGATGATTTCCAAAATAATGCAATTGAGCAAGAAATAATAGATTTTTCTCCAAATTTTCCACAGAATAATCTACAAAGAATTTATCAAAAATTCGATGATTCAAAATCTTTTCTTCAGGATAAAATAAAGTCATTAATATTTCTAATTTTCTTTGACGGTTATCGGTTGATAGTTTTCAAATCATCTCTTTTCTTAATATATAATAATTCGACAACTGACCACTATCAACTGATAAACCTAATTGTTTAAGGAGCTTGAACCTTACTAAGAATTCTATTGACGATTTCGTCCTGAGTTACTTCTTCTGCTTCCGCTTCAAAGCTCAATCCGATTCTGTGTCTCAAAACATCTTTGGCGATTTCTTTCACATCTTCCGGAATCACAAACGCTCTTCCTTTGATGAAAGCATAAGCTCTCGATGCAATTGCCAAATTGATACTTGCTCTAGGCGACGCTCCAAAACTGATGTAATTTTTTATATCAGACAATCCATACTTTTCAGGAT is from Epilithonimonas vandammei and encodes:
- a CDS encoding DUF58 domain-containing protein, coding for MQIKDIVKKVKQIEIRTRKKTEASLMGQYHSAFKGQGMTFSEVRQYQFGDDTRRIDWNKTARFREPFVKVMEEERELTMMLVVDVSASMDYGTKNQLKREYVAEICASLGFSAAGTNDKVGLILYADKVLKVVPPQKGRKHVLSIISNILTADYVPAESDLNAAFNYMMSVFKRKSLVFVFSDFEDDFDQKILNVTARKHQVLGLRVFDEKDMEIPDVGYALFRDAETGKQVWANTSSARWRYEFAEQQKRKMRHIKEEFENSSAHFLDIKTSDDYSKFLYQYFRK